TCATCATCTTTAACAGGTATCGGAGTTTTCTGGTTGCCCATAAACTTGGACAAACCGGGAATTCTTTTCATGATATACCATAATTCATCATCAAATATCATGCGCACAAATATATAGCCCGGATACATTTTCTTGGCGGATTCAACTTTTTTATTATTCTTTACTTCGATAATATCTTCTTCGGGTATTAAAATTTCAAATATTTTGTCCTGCAATTTGAAAGCGCTCATTCTTTGTTCCAAACTGCGCCTAACTTTATATTCCTGGCCGGAATAAGTTTGAATTATATACCATTCGCCTTTACCTCGATTTTTGTCTTCTTCTGTGGTTTCTTCATCTGCTTCTACAGTTTCTTCTTCGGGCTGATCTTCGGCTGCTGCCTCAACATTCTCCTGAACTTCCAAGTCCTGTGTAACAGTGGCCTGTTCTTCCTGGCTTTTATCTGTTTCGGTCTGCTGAGCCAATTCTTCTTGAACAACAGCTTTTTTTTCAGATTTTTTTGCCATTATATTCTTATCCTTTCTAAATTCTTCACCAGATATGATAACCCGGCATCTACCACAAATACATAAAGCGAAACAATACAAAGTATTATAAAAATCACAATTACCAGAGTCATTACTTTCCTCTGATTAGGCCAACTAACTTTGGTTAGTTCCTGCCTTGTTTCGCTAAAATATTCTTTTATCTTCATTAATCGTTATTCCGTTTATCAACGCCCATCCTGCTTCAGGCTCAAATCGAGCAAGGCTGGCAGGCCTGGCCGGACTCGAACCGACAACATGCGGTTTTGGAGACCGCCGCTCTACCAGTTGGAGCTACAGGCCTATTTTTCTTCCTTATGCAAAGTATGTTTTTTGCACCATTTACAATACTTCTTAAGCTCCAATTTTTCAGTTGTATTTTTTTTGTTTTTATTACTGGAATAATTCTTCCGGTCACAATCCTGACATACCATGGTTACAAGAACTCTCAAGATAATACTCCTCTACTCTTTGATAAAAAAGTCAACAGTTGAAGAATCTAACATATTTACTATAGCGTGTCAATTCTTAATTTGGGCC
The nucleotide sequence above comes from Candidatus Margulisiibacteriota bacterium. Encoded proteins:
- the secE gene encoding preprotein translocase subunit SecE, which translates into the protein MKIKEYFSETRQELTKVSWPNQRKVMTLVIVIFIILCIVSLYVFVVDAGLSYLVKNLERIRI
- the rpmG gene encoding 50S ribosomal protein L33, encoding MRVLVTMVCQDCDRKNYSSNKNKKNTTEKLELKKYCKWCKKHTLHKEEK
- the nusG gene encoding transcription termination/antitermination protein NusG, which translates into the protein MAKKSEKKAVVQEELAQQTETDKSQEEQATVTQDLEVQENVEAAAEDQPEEETVEADEETTEEDKNRGKGEWYIIQTYSGQEYKVRRSLEQRMSAFKLQDKIFEILIPEEDIIEVKNNKKVESAKKMYPGYIFVRMIFDDELWYIMKRIPGLSKFMGNQKTPIPVKDDEMLKVLRQVGVKVQKYQIDFEVGDMVKIIAGPFRGYTGPVKEINAEKGKLKSMLLIFGRETPVEIDFDQVEKASK